Within the Petrotoga sp. 9PW.55.5.1 genome, the region GTTTATTTCTTCTATCGTTTTACTTCCTTCTTGCGCTGCCTTGTTCGTTTCTTCCGCTTCTTCGTTTAACCTTTGTGCATCTTGCGATACCCCTTGCGCTGCCCTTGCTACTTCGTCTACACCAGACGTTACTTCTTCTGTGAATGCGGCAGAATCTTCTAAATCTTTTTCAATATCTTCAGTTTTATTCATAATATCTTGATTATTTTTTGACAACTTGATCGAGATAGTAGAAAGTTCTTTTGAAGATTTTTCAATATAAGAGCTTGTTTCTTTAACTTCACCAAGTGTTGTTTTTAACTTATTAATCATATTGGCTAGTTCTTTGGAGATAATACCTATTTCGTCATTACTTGAGGTGTCAAAGTCAACATTAAGATTTCCTTGTTCTATTAAATTTACTTTATCTTTCATTTTATTGATTGGGTTAGTAATAGATCGCATGAAAAATATTGATAAGATAACTGCTAATATTATTACGATTAAGGCTAATAAAGCTATATTTAATGAATTTCTTAAAGGTTGTGATATTATATCTTGACTGTTTATCGAGGAAAATATAGTCCAATTAAATTCTGGGATTTTTAAATAGTAAACATATTCATTGTTTTTGGATATTACGCCTGAATCATTTTTTAATTCGGGAATAAAATAATCTGAGTTATTCTCTGTAGATACTAAAATATTATTGTCACTGTCTACTATATAATTTATTTGTGATTGATAGGAAATGTTAGATATAATATTTTTAAATGCTTCATAATTTATATCTAATCCTAAAATCCCTTCTCTAGAAGAAGCAACAAAGCCTTTTGCCAAAGTTAATGTTGGGAGTTTTGTAAAAGGTTGAATGTATAAAGGAGTTATAATTATTTCATCAGTTTTCTTGGCTTGTTGAGCCCAAATGCTTTCTATAGGTTTGTAGTCCTTTGGTATTTCAGAAGTTGGTTCAACGATAAATGATCCATCTTGTAAAACAACATATATATACTTAATTTCAGAAAAAGAATTAACTATATTTGGAAAGTTTTGAAACATCCAATTTAAACCATTTTTTTCTAGATTAGCTGAAACATAATCAGTTAGTTCTTTAACAGGAGTAAAAAATTTGATTATTGCTTCCTTTTGAGTTTGTAATTGAATCAAAATATTATTTTCCGTATTTTCAAGAACCGTTGAATAATAGTTATAAAAGCTAAAAACAGATATCAAAATTAATGGAATAATGGATATTGTAATTATTAGTAAAGATAATTTGGATCTAATTTTCATAATATTCCCCCCGATTATAATCAAACAAGTATGTATTTAGGTATTCATTGATTCAATAAGAATTGATATGGAGCCGAAACGATATGTTCTATCGCAATGGAAGCTGCGCCTGCCAATATAGCATCTTCTTTTTTTGTGGCAACTAAAATTTGAGGGATTTCTTTGGAAAAAGTATATTGCGCAACTATGCTTTTTATTTCTCTGATAATTGTTTCCCCACCTTTTAAAATTCTTCCACCTATTATTATGGCCTCTGGACTTATAGTATTGACTAGATTCACGATGCCCAAGGCAAAAAATTTACTAATTTCTTTAATTTCATCTTTTACTTCCTTTGATTTTTTTTCACTTAAAATAATTTGCAAAGGAAGATCAAACCTATCTGATAGCCTTGATAACCCTCCCAGACTTTCCAAAGGTATTAAGTCTTTTGTTAAAAAAGTATGTCCAATTTCTCCCGCAGAATTATAAGAACCTCGATATATTTTCCCATTTATAACTATCCCAGCTCCAATCCCAGAATCTCCAACTACAAACACATAATTATCTAGTGTTTTTCCATGTCCAAACCACTTTTCTCCAATGGCGGCCCCTTTAGCATCGTTTTCGAGCCATACAACTTTATTAAAATGATCTTCAAGTTGTTTTGAAAGAGGGTATTCTTTCAATAATGGGAATGGATGAACAGATTGAAGAACTTTACTTTCATTATCAATTAATCCAGGCATAACCATTCCTATTGCCTTTATATCATTATTGTGAACTTTTGTATTATCGATGAGTTCTTCTATTATTTTTTTTAGGTTTTCTAATACATCAATAGGTTTTCCATAAGAGTTAATATTTCTTTCTATTTTTGAAATTTCTTTTCCTTTAATATTGAATATACCTGCACGAACTATGTTGACTCCAAATTCTATACCTATAACATAAAAGGCGTTATCTTTAATTTGAATCAATTTTCTTTTTCTTCCCAATTTGCCATCAATAGTTCCGATTTCCTCAACTAAGTTATAGTTAATAAACTCATTTATTATATTGGTTACAGTAGCTCTCGTTAATCCTGTAATTATTGAAATTTCTGATCGAGTAGTTTGTTCTTTTGAATTCAACAACTCCAAGACTATCGTTCTATTTCTTTCTTTGACTAATTCTAGATTATATGTTTTATTGTTCATTGTAGATCCCCTTTTCTTAAATAAAATATTTAATTCTACATTATTAATTAAAATACTTTCTTTGAAAAAAGTCAAATCGGATTACGATTAATTATAAACAATTAGAGTAAATTAAGGATGATTATTTCAAATTAGAAAATTAAACCTCATTTATTTTATTAAACAAATTAAATAATTTTATAATATAATTATGTGTATAATACTTGAACGATTATTTTTTTATCATAACAAAATCTTTAAAAAATATCTTTGTTAGTTTCTTATTAAAAATTTTAAATTTAGCTTTTGTATGTAAGAGGTTTCATACTACAAAATATGATTTAAGAAATTAATTGTTACTAAAATATACTTCAAAAGTTGTACCAACCATCCATATTGAATCAAAATGAATTTCATAACCTGCTAATTCACATAGATATTTTACAACTGCTAGACCTAATCCAGAACCTTTAGCGTGTTTGTCAGCTTCAATTCCACGGTAGAACCTTTCGAAGATTCTACTTTGTTCTTCATCTCGTATCCCAATTCCTTCATCTTTTACAAAAATTTTGTTGGGTAAGATTTCTACGATAACTGAAGAATTTTCAAAAGAATATTTTATAGCGTTGGAAAGTAAATTTCGTAGTATTGTGTAGAGAACAAATCTGTCACCTTTTAGCTGTTTTATTTCACAGTTAAAGACTAAATTTATATTTTTTTCTTTTATTTTTTCAGAAAGGTCTTCTATAACTTCTTTGTATAAGATAAATGGGTCTATAGTCTCTTTTTTTATTTTGTAATCACCAAACTCTGCTTTTGAGAGCAAGGTTAATTGAGTCAAAATATTTTCTATTTTATCTAGAGATTCTTCTATTTTAAAAATCTGCTTGGAAAATTTTTGGCTGTTTAAAAAATCTTTCAATATATGTACATTTCCTTTTGCTATGGTGAGAGGTGTTCTTAGTTCATGAGATAGTGAAGTGACGAAGTCTTCTTTGACTTTTTTAAGAAGTTCAGTTTCTGTTTTATCTTGAAAAATGAGTAAATGATTTTCGGATTTATAGTTTACTTTGCAATATTTGCTAAAGCCTTTAAAAAAATAGATATTACTTTCTATTTCCAAGTCTTTATTTTTAAGGATATATTCCGCTAATTGATCGATTTCCTCAAATGTTATAAAAGATAAAAGTGCTTTATCTTTTTGAAAGCCCCACTTTTTTGCACTTTCATTTAGATTAATTATTTGGGTTTTGTTACCTAGAAATATTACTGGATTTTCAATAGAGTCGAAAACATCAAAATTAAACATATAGTTGTTGTCCATTTACTTTTCCTCATTAATAGTTGAATAAGCATTTTTGTTGAACTTATATCCTATGTTTCTAACAGTTTTTATCCAATTTTTCCCGATTTTCGATCGTATCATACTTATATGCACATCAATAACTCTATCAGAGATAAATTCATCGCCAAACCAAATTTTATCAATTATTTCTTCTCTAGAATAAACTTTGTCCGGATTTCTAGCAAGTAAATCAATAATTTCAAATTCTTTGGAAGTTAAGTCAATATTTTTGCCATTATACTTTAGCGTATAATTATTTGAATATATCTCTAAAGGTCCATATTCTAACTTTATATCATTTTTTTCGATACGCTTGAGCAAGGCTTTAATTCTAACGAGTACTTCTCTAGGATTGAAAGGTTTGGTTACATAATCGTCAGCGCCTGACTCAATTCCTAATATTTTTTCACCATCTGTATCTTTTGCGGAGATTATTATTATCCCAGTTTCTTTATTAGAAGAACGTATTAAAGGTAATTCGTTTACAGCATCCCCATCAGGAAGCATTAGGTCTAATAAAATTATTTCTATTTTTGAATTGTTGTTTAATATATTTCTCATTTTTGATAGGGATTCAGCTTCTAATATATCATAGTTTTCCAACTTCAAATAAGTTTTGAGTATATCTCTTATATCGCTGTCATCTTCTACAATAAGCACTGTAGGCATTAAATATACCTCCGATTAAAGATAATCCTCTATTTCTTTTCCGGTTTCTATGTAAACTATTTCTTCACATAGGTTAGTTGCGTGATCTGCTATTCTTTCTATATCTCTTGCAAGTAAAATATAAGGAATTACCAATACTTTACTGAAATCGGCATCGTTGAGTTTTTTTACCGCTTTTTCTCTTACAATATCTTCTAATGAGTCAACTTCGTCGTCTCTTTTCCATATTCTTACAGCCTCTTCAATATTTCTTTCACCAAAAGCTTTGAAAGAATCTTTAATCATTTCGAGAGAAATTCCAAACATTTTCTTAATTTCTTTAGTGTTTATTACATCCTTTAAATCAACATCCGCATAAGTTTTAGTTTTTTCGGCTATATTGCAAGAAAGGTCGCCAATTCTTTCGAGGTTATTTGCGAATTTAATCATTGTTACAGCATATCTTAAATCTTTTGCCAAAGGTCGGAATCTTGCTACAATTTGATATACAGATTCTTCAATCTGTCTGTTTAAATCGTCTATTTGATCATCTGCTTTTAATACTTTATCGGCCAATTCTATGTTTTTGTCTTCTAAAGCTTTTATTGAATTCTCAAAAGACCTTAAAACTGATGTTAGTAACTTTGATATTTCGCTAGTTAATCGAGTCATTTCATTATCAAAATGCGTATAATCCATCTATCTCACCTCTTATTTCGCTAAATTCTACTATATATTTTAACTAATTCTACCATTTAAATAGTCTTCAGTCAATTGATTCTTTGGTTGTTTTACAATATCTTCGGTTCTTCCGTCCTCTATTAATTCACCTTGAAACATAAAATACATATAATCAGAAATTCTTATAGCTTGGGCTAAATTATGTGTTACGATAATGATTGTATAATTTTCGGATAAATGCTCTACCAGCTCTTCTATCTTCTTTGTAGCTATTGGATCAAGTGCGGATGTAGGCTCATCTAACAAGATTATTTCAGGGTCTACAGCAATAGCTCTTGCAATACATAGCCTTTGTTGTTGCCCTCCAGAAAGAGAGGAAGCAGGTTTGTCTAAATCATCTTTCACCTCATCCCATAGAGCCGCTCTTTTTAATGCATTTTGTACAATTTTACTCATCTTCTTACCTCTAGTTCCATGCAATTTTAAGCCAAAGGCGATATTATCATATATAGACATTGGAAAGGGGACAGGTTTTTGAAAAACCATACCAATTTTTTTTCTTAAGGCAGAAAGGTCAATGTCTTTGTCGTAGACATTTTTATTTTCAAAAATGATTTCTCCCGATGTTCTATAACCAGGAATTTCGTCATTTATCCTATTGATGCTTCTTAGAAGTGTTGATTTTCCACAACCTGAAGGTCCAATTATCGCACTAACTTTATGTTTTTTTATTTCTATGTTGATATTTTTTATGGCATGTTTTTGGTCATACCAACCATTAAAATTACTAATTTTAATTACAGTATCGAGATCTGAATTCACTTCTTTTTTTGCCCTCCTCTTATTCTAAAGGCTATTAAGTATATAACAAGAATCAATATTAGTAAGAATGCAGAAGTAGCTTTTGCCATCCATTGAGCACTTTCTCCATAAGCCATAGTTATAAAATATATGTGAGTAGGTAGAGTCATAACAGGATCGAATAGAGAACTTGGTAGTTTAGTGGAATAAAAAACTGCACCTGTTAATAATACTGGAGCTGTTTCACCTATGGCTCTTCCGGATCCAATTAAGATGGCTGTTATTATCCTATTACGCGCTGCAGGAAATAAAATTTTATAAATGGTTTCTGTTTTTTTTGCTCCTAACGCATAGGCCGATTCCCTTAGTTCTCTAGGTAAAGCAGATAAAGCCTCTTTTACTGATGAAGAAATAACGGGTAACGTCATTATGGCTAAGGTGAGACTTCCACTTAATAACGATGTTCCAAAACCTAAAGTTATAGAAAATAGGGCCAAACCAAAAAGTCCGTACACTACAGAAGGAACTCCAGATAATGATGTGACAGAAACATCTATAATTCTTCCTAATCTAGATTTAGAACCATATTCAGACAGAAAGGTTCCTGTTAATACACCTATTGGTATAGCAAATAATAATATAAAAAATATCATTAAAAGACTTCCCAGTATTGCAGGTCCAATTCCTCCAGCCGTCATACCTTGTTTAGGATAATCTATAAAAAATGATAAATTGAAATATCTTATACCGTCAACTATAACTACAGTAATAATTGTCATAATAATTCCAAATGTGATGTAACTAATTATTCTAAATATAGCCGATATAATTGAATCTACTCCGGTTTGGATTTTCAACGATTCCAACTCCTTGTAATTCTTCTAGATAATAATGTTAGTATAAATGAAATAACCAACAAAATCAATCCAGCAGCAAATAAGGCAGAATAGTGAAGACTGCCTATAGGTACTTCACCCATTTCGCTGGCTATTGCTGCTGTTAAAGGTCTTACTGGATCAAACAAAGAGCGCGGAATAATAGCTGCTCCTCCTGCTACCATTAATACTACTATAGTTTCACCTATTATTCTATTTACTGTTAATATGATGGCATTTAATATACCAGGTAGAGCAGCTTTACTGACTATTCTAAACCCTGTTGTGAACCTGCTTGCACCCATGGCTAAAGAGCTTTCTTTAAGGCTTGTATCAACAGCTGATAAAGATTCTTGCATCAAGGACGCAGCATAAGGTAGGGAAAGTATTGATAATCCAATGGCTGCAAGCAATAAATTACCAGATGACCAGGCCCCAATTTTCATAATCATTGGAGATAAGTATATGAATAAGAAAGATCCTATTATAACGGAAGGAATTCCTGATAGTAAATCTATTGCTGATTTTATTAATTTCTGTTCTGTAGGTTTTGCATAGTCGTACAAAAAAAACGCCACAATATATCCCATGGGTATAACTATAAGAGATGCGATACCAGTTAATATAAATGAACCTAATATCATTGCGAGCATTCCATATTCAGGAGGATCATATGTTGGATACCAGTACAAACTCCCGAAAATTTCAGCCCCAACTTCTGTTAGGGCTGGAAGAGCTTCTATAATAATAAAAGCGAATAAACCTATTAAAGCGAATATACCTATCAAGGCTACTATTGTAATTATTGTTTGATTTATAAGATTTTTTAAATCACGCTTATTCACAAATATTACACTCCTAATAAGTATAAGTTTTAATCGTAATGTTTTTTATAACTTAAAATCCATAAGATGCAATATATCCTGCTTGTTCAACTAACTCTTGACCTCTTTTTGAGAGACCAAATGTTAAATATTGTTTCACCGGACCAGTTTGAGGATAACCTTTTGTGGCATCTATGAACATGTAAAGCGGTCTAGAAATCGGATAAACAGAATTCAAAATATTTAATTTTGTAGGTTGAATTCCGTTGACGGAGAGAACTTTTACATCATCTGTTACGTATCCAACACCGGTATAACCAATCGCGTACTTATTTCTTGCTATTGATTCAATTTCTGCTTGAGTTGATTCTAACATCTGTACTGTTGGAGCCATTCTTTCACCTTCTAAAACTTTTTCCACAAATGTTTCGTATGTTCCAGAAGCGCTATTTCTTGAATATACGACTATCCTTTGATTAGGTAAATTTGGGTTTAGTTGGTTCCATCTTGTGATTTTACCAGTATAAATATTTGCTAATTCTTCCAATGAAATCTCATTTATTCCAAGATCGGGATTTACAATAACAGCTATTCCATCGTACCCTAAAACTATAGGAATAAAATATTTGCCTTCTTGATACATTTTAGTTATTTCTGAATCTTTTAACCATCTACTAGAATTAGCAATATCGGTAGTTTCGTTAAATAAAGCAGCTATTCCGGTAGAAGAACCAGCTCCCTCTAAAGTGATAGTTAAATCCGGGTACATATCTTTCATTTCTTCAATCCATAATTGTGTTACTGGAAAGATAGTATTTGACCCTTTTATTACTAAAGTTTCAGCAAAACCGAACAAAGCAACTGTAGCAAGTAACATAACTAAAATCGTTCTTTTCATTTTTTCCCTCCTAAATATATATTTTCATCGTTATTATAGCCTATGATATTTTGAATAATGTCAAGAGATATTAAGAAATATTAAGGAGGAAATCCGATAATATTTAAGCACATTTAGGGCATATAAAAAATCAATGAGATTTTACATTCTTGTTAATAATTACTATCCTTTTTTGGTGATTATGATTAACTATCATATGTTCCAACAATGTTATTTTTATTCGATTGATCTAATATATAGGTATCTGTAGTTATGATATATAAATATATAATGGAAATGAAGATTTTGCTTTTTATGGTATAATTAAAGTAGATATGAATTAGTGTTTTTTGTTTAAAAGTTTGAAAAAGAAGGTAATTGCTATGATTATGGAAGCAAAAAATTATGAAAAGGAAATTGAAAAGATTTTACATAGCCGTTTAAGCAGAATAGAAAAAGAAAAAATAATTGAGGCATATGAATTGGCTCAAGAGGCTCATAGTGGTCAGTATAGAGATTCGGGTGAAGAATTTTTTGACCATCCCAAGAACGTTGGTTTGATTTTAACAGAGTTGAATATGGACGTAGATACTATCGTTGCAGGTTTATTACATGATGTCGTTGAAGATTGTGACTTTCCTTTAGAAAAGATAAGAGATAAATTTGGCGTAGATGTAGCAAATATTGTATCTGGAGTTACTAAGATTAGTAACCTAAAACTAAACGAAAGATTAAACGAAAAGGATATGAAGTCTTTAGAAAAAGTCGAAACAGTTAGAAAAATGTTATTTGCAATGTCTGAAGATATAAGAGTTATAATTGTCAAACTTGCCGATAGATTGCATAACATGAGAACGTTACAGTTTGTGGAAAGAAAAAAACAAATTGCGAAATCAGAAGAAACTTTGAAGATTTATGCACCAATAGCTCATAGATTGGGTATTTATAAAATAAAAGAAGAGTTAGAAGATTTATCTTTTAAATACTTATATCCTGATAAATATAAAGAATTAAAAATAAAAATTGAAGAGAAACTGCAGAAAGGTAAAGAGCGGTTATATGAGTATGCAGAAATTATTCAAAGAGAATTAGGAAAGCAAAAAATCAAAGCAACAGTTGAGGGACGCTCAAAGCATTTATATAGTATATGGGATAAGATGATTAGGAAAGGAAGATCTTTAGACGAAATATATGATTATATTGCTTTAAGGATTATTACTGATGATCCAAGTAAGTGTTATGCTGCTTTAGGTATAATTCATTCTATCTGGTCTCCTATGCCTGGAAGGATTAAGGATTATATAGCTACACCCAAATTCAATGGTTATAAATCACTTCATACAACTGTTATTACTCATAAGGGAGATCCTCTTGAGATACAGATACGTGATTGGAATATGCATGAAGAAGCTGAATATGGATTAGCAGCCCATTGGGTTTATAAGCAAGGAGTTAGTTCGGAAAAATTAAAGTTCTTAAATGATTTGATGGAATTACACAAATATATTGCTCAAAGTGCTTTTGAACTAAAGGATATAGAAACTAGTTTGATATCTAAAGAGATATTTGTTTTTACTCCAAAAGGTGAGATTATACATTTACCAAAAGATGCAACACCTATTGATTTTGCTTTTGCTATTCACACTGAAATAGGGATACATTTTTCCGGCGCTAAAGTAAATGGTAAGTTGGTTCCTATTTACTATACTTTAAAAACTGGAGATATTGTCGAAATCATGATTAATAGGAACTTTCAAGGCCCTAGCATCGATTGGTTAAAGTATGCGGAATCTCCTAAAACTAAGGCAAAGATAAGAAAGTATTATAGACAGAAAAATGAAGTAGAACTGATAGAAAGAGGAAAAGACAAATTTAGAGAACTTTCTAAAAAATCAAATATATCTATGGATGAAATGTTAGAAAAATTGAAAGAAATAGGATTCTACATTAAATACAACATAAAAAATGATGATGAATTTTATGTAAAATTGTCTTTGGAAGAGATAAGTATAAGTAGCATAAGAAATATTTTTACTGAAACAAACAAAAATGAAGATAAATTACAGAAAGTCGAAAAAAGTTCGAATAACAGAAGAGATATATCTGTATTGATTGATGGAGAAGAAGGGGTGGAAAGTTATATTGCAAGATGTTGTACACCAGTTCCTGGGGATGAAATTATTGGTATTATAACGAAGAAAGGCATCGCTATTCACAGAAAAGATTGTAAAAATATCAAGGACCTAAATAAAGAAAAAATAGTTTCAGTTTCTTGGAGCGATAATCAGCAACAGAATTTTTCAACTGTTCTTATGATTGATATTGAGAACAAGGATATTTTAAACAACGTTAGAAATGTTATTAACAACGAAGGAGGTCATATAGAAAAATTTGAAATGCAAAGTAGTGGTAGTTATCTAAATTTAAGAATATATCTTTCAGTTCATAATTTAAAACATTTAAGCATTGTTAGTAATAAATTAAAAAACTCAAAAGGGGTATTTTCAATTAGGAGGATATAAGTTGAGAGCTGTAGTTCAAAGAGTTTTAGAAGCAAAAGTGGTAGTGAATGAAGAGGTGCATTCGAAGATAAATCATGGTTTGCTTGTTTTTATCGGTATTTCAAGAAAAGATCAGAAAACTGATATTAGTTGGATGGCCGATAAAATTTTAAATTTAAGAATATTTGAAGATAACAAAGGAAAAATGAATAAATCGCTTTTGGATATAGATGGAGACATACTAATTGTTTCACAGTTTACATTATATGGAGACTGCCGTAAAGGTAGAAGGCCTTCTTTTACTGAGTCAGCACCATCAGAAGATGCTAATGTTCTATACGAAGAATTTATAAATTATATAGAAGAAAAATATTCTATAGTACCAAAGAAAGGTGTTTTTCATGCACATATGAAAGTTGACCTAATCAATGATGGACCCGTAACTTTGTTATTAGATTCTTATAAAACTTTTTAAGGAATACTAGAATAAGTTAGGAGGAATTTATATGAGGGAGCTAGAAGTAACTGTTTTTGTATATAAAGAAGAACCTTTTGATGCTCATATTTCAGCTGAAGGGGTAGAAGCCGGTGTAAACGAAAATAACGTGCATAAAATTTATTTAGGATATGAAAAGCCCAATAAAGGTGTTGTAGTTAAATTTAAACTTCCTAATGGCGAGAAAAAGTATGTTAGAGGAGAATAGTTGATTCTATTTCGCTTATAATTTGAGAAACATCAATTGGAGAAATCCTAAGGATTTCTCTTTTTATTGATGAAAAAGTATCTTTAAAGTAGCTGTTTTGGTTTCCTGTAGAAATTTCTAAAGAACTTTCAACTAAAGCACCAATTAAATCTGCCGTTTTTACAAAACCCCCATAATTTTGATCAAAAGGATAATATATATATTTTTCATATTTTTGAATCTTTTTTGAGATAACATCTTTATCTATATACCATTCTTTTACGAAATCTTTTTCAACTTCTCCGATTATTTCTTCTAAGCCACTTACTTTTCTTTTGGTTGGACTTATTACGTCACCTGTAAAAGCTTCTGGTAAATCATGAAGGATAGAAGCAACCATAATTTCATAAATTGTATCTGAATCTAAATCTGATAAAAGAGCAAGAATATAGGAGGTTAAAAATACAAAAAAAGAGTGAGATGCTACAGAACTTTTTATGTTTCTGTGATTTTTGTTCCAACGTATCATAGTCACAAGTTTTATTGAAATTTCAAATAGATCTTTAGCGATTTTTTCTATCTCTTCTTTATTATCTATATTTATAGATTCGATTTTTTCTTGATTTCTTTTTTTAGGTTCATTGTAATACTCTGGGAACACGCGTTCATTAATGCTTGCTTCTTTTTGCGTTGCTAATAAGTTTATCATCTTGATTTTCTTCTCAGTTTCCTCATCAAAAGTGTATTGTATTAGTAGTTTTTTGCTTATATTTTTATCGATTTTAGATTTTAGTTCTTGGTAAGTTTTTTTTATTACCTCTTCCCATAGATCCTTGCCTTTTTCTTCAATTTTACTTTTTGTAGCAAGAGATATATCGGAGAGAATTATTTTTGGAATTGCCTCATAGATTTTGTTATGAAGTATTTTTATAAGTGTTTCTTTGGGTTCACTTGAGAATACAAAGAGTATAAGTAAAAGATTATTAAAAATATTATCAGATTCACTAAACCTTACTATGGCTGGATTATTATTCCATCTATAAACAGTAAATAGATTAGAACTTTCCATTAAGAATTTTCCAATATTCATTTCTTTCACCTTCTAAATAGTTATTTACCTAATTTTATCATATTATTGCAGTTTGAAAGATATAAATAATGGTATAATTTTACTATATGATTATATAGTTGGAAGGAGATTTATTGTGAAAAGTGTTTTTATTAGTGGAATATCTGGTTCAATTGGAGAACAAACCTTAGAAGTTTTAAATAACGAATACTTCAAAAATAATTTTCATTTAATAGGAGGTTCCGTTTTTTCTAGCTGGGGTAAATTAAAAAAGATTATTGATAAGTATGATCTAAAAGCTGTTGCTGTTGTAGACGATTCAATTAGTATTCCAGAAACATATAATAATTGTAAGATTTTTAAAGGGCTAAAATCTGTTGAAAATAGTATAGAATATTGCAAACCTGATATTACTTTAGTAGCAACATCCGGATTTTCTGGAATTAAACATACTATTAAAGCTATAGAAGTTTCCAAAAGGGTTTGTTTGGCAAATAAAGAATCGGTTGTATGTGGTGGAAATTTCATTTTTAATTACGCCAAACAATATAACTGTCAGATTGTTCCAATAGATAGTGAGCATAGTGCAATATTTCAACTTTTGATGGGAGAAAAATCTACTCCAACAAAGATCATATTAACTGCTAGTGGAGGTTCTTTAAGAGATCTACCTATTGAAGAGTTGGAAAATGTGTCAGTTCAAAGAGTGCTGAATCATCCAGTTT harbors:
- the pstC gene encoding phosphate ABC transporter permease subunit PstC, encoding MNKRDLKNLINQTIITIVALIGIFALIGLFAFIIIEALPALTEVGAEIFGSLYWYPTYDPPEYGMLAMILGSFILTGIASLIVIPMGYIVAFFLYDYAKPTEQKLIKSAIDLLSGIPSVIIGSFLFIYLSPMIMKIGAWSSGNLLLAAIGLSILSLPYAASLMQESLSAVDTSLKESSLAMGASRFTTGFRIVSKAALPGILNAIILTVNRIIGETIVVLMVAGGAAIIPRSLFDPVRPLTAAIASEMGEVPIGSLHYSALFAAGLILLVISFILTLLSRRITRSWNR
- a CDS encoding phosphate ABC transporter substrate-binding protein PstS family protein, with the protein product MKRTILVMLLATVALFGFAETLVIKGSNTIFPVTQLWIEEMKDMYPDLTITLEGAGSSTGIAALFNETTDIANSSRWLKDSEITKMYQEGKYFIPIVLGYDGIAVIVNPDLGINEISLEELANIYTGKITRWNQLNPNLPNQRIVVYSRNSASGTYETFVEKVLEGERMAPTVQMLESTQAEIESIARNKYAIGYTGVGYVTDDVKVLSVNGIQPTKLNILNSVYPISRPLYMFIDATKGYPQTGPVKQYLTFGLSKRGQELVEQAGYIASYGF
- a CDS encoding bifunctional (p)ppGpp synthetase/guanosine-3',5'-bis(diphosphate) 3'-pyrophosphohydrolase: MFKSLKKKVIAMIMEAKNYEKEIEKILHSRLSRIEKEKIIEAYELAQEAHSGQYRDSGEEFFDHPKNVGLILTELNMDVDTIVAGLLHDVVEDCDFPLEKIRDKFGVDVANIVSGVTKISNLKLNERLNEKDMKSLEKVETVRKMLFAMSEDIRVIIVKLADRLHNMRTLQFVERKKQIAKSEETLKIYAPIAHRLGIYKIKEELEDLSFKYLYPDKYKELKIKIEEKLQKGKERLYEYAEIIQRELGKQKIKATVEGRSKHLYSIWDKMIRKGRSLDEIYDYIALRIITDDPSKCYAALGIIHSIWSPMPGRIKDYIATPKFNGYKSLHTTVITHKGDPLEIQIRDWNMHEEAEYGLAAHWVYKQGVSSEKLKFLNDLMELHKYIAQSAFELKDIETSLISKEIFVFTPKGEIIHLPKDATPIDFAFAIHTEIGIHFSGAKVNGKLVPIYYTLKTGDIVEIMINRNFQGPSIDWLKYAESPKTKAKIRKYYRQKNEVELIERGKDKFRELSKKSNISMDEMLEKLKEIGFYIKYNIKNDDEFYVKLSLEEISISSIRNIFTETNKNEDKLQKVEKSSNNRRDISVLIDGEEGVESYIARCCTPVPGDEIIGIITKKGIAIHRKDCKNIKDLNKEKIVSVSWSDNQQQNFSTVLMIDIENKDILNNVRNVINNEGGHIEKFEMQSSGSYLNLRIYLSVHNLKHLSIVSNKLKNSKGVFSIRRI
- the dtd gene encoding D-aminoacyl-tRNA deacylase codes for the protein MRAVVQRVLEAKVVVNEEVHSKINHGLLVFIGISRKDQKTDISWMADKILNLRIFEDNKGKMNKSLLDIDGDILIVSQFTLYGDCRKGRRPSFTESAPSEDANVLYEEFINYIEEKYSIVPKKGVFHAHMKVDLINDGPVTLLLDSYKTF
- a CDS encoding HD family hydrolase produces the protein MNIGKFLMESSNLFTVYRWNNNPAIVRFSESDNIFNNLLLILFVFSSEPKETLIKILHNKIYEAIPKIILSDISLATKSKIEEKGKDLWEEVIKKTYQELKSKIDKNISKKLLIQYTFDEETEKKIKMINLLATQKEASINERVFPEYYNEPKKRNQEKIESINIDNKEEIEKIAKDLFEISIKLVTMIRWNKNHRNIKSSVASHSFFVFLTSYILALLSDLDSDTIYEIMVASILHDLPEAFTGDVISPTKRKVSGLEEIIGEVEKDFVKEWYIDKDVISKKIQKYEKYIYYPFDQNYGGFVKTADLIGALVESSLEISTGNQNSYFKDTFSSIKREILRISPIDVSQIISEIESTILL
- the dxr gene encoding 1-deoxy-D-xylulose-5-phosphate reductoisomerase, translated to MKSVFISGISGSIGEQTLEVLNNEYFKNNFHLIGGSVFSSWGKLKKIIDKYDLKAVAVVDDSISIPETYNNCKIFKGLKSVENSIEYCKPDITLVATSGFSGIKHTIKAIEVSKRVCLANKESVVCGGNFIFNYAKQYNCQIVPIDSEHSAIFQLLMGEKSTPTKIILTASGGSLRDLPIEELENVSVQRVLNHPVWSMGKRITIDSASMVNKGLELFEAFYLFNVRDVEVAINRTSRIHSMVQFSDGVIKMHYGIANMKIPIAFSLSYPERKYTYGSPDLFSDKIEFYKVDYERYPALQLAYSILGNPVLQNAFNAADEVAVEYFLKDSIKFTDIYKVLEYTVNQMATLSSRNKIFDFKEIDDILKIDKNSREIAKKYIMEVIK